Proteins from one Catenuloplanes atrovinosus genomic window:
- a CDS encoding DMT family transporter has translation MNALAIAIALSVASAGAYAAGAVVQERVAAHGAGILASLRVPHWWLSVALNGAGAGLHVGALAFGPLSIVQPLGLLTLVFALPMGAAVIGRTVAAVHWRGAGLTIAGLALLVITAPLGSARALDSTEVLTVAMLGGGVVIGVATLARQLHAATQSGLLYAVASGVAFACSSALTQTVSLQVAADGPLAVVSPAAFTLAAFMSAGVLLSQAAYRDGGLGAPLATVSLSNPVASAVIGMLLLDERFVGGLAGGGVAATGGALAIWGVLLLTRPADGDDTELAEAPETGGGSPAVPGPGDVSGEPGVASPGPATTASATAGPAQRSRSVTIPGRRRAQIAVGQRGLPSCAVPGGTRRRIIRPGRGFHPRPGRRPTT, from the coding sequence ATGAACGCACTGGCGATCGCCATCGCGCTCAGCGTCGCGTCCGCGGGCGCCTACGCCGCGGGCGCGGTGGTGCAGGAGCGGGTCGCCGCGCACGGCGCCGGCATCCTCGCCTCGCTCCGCGTCCCCCACTGGTGGTTGTCCGTGGCGCTCAACGGCGCCGGTGCCGGGCTCCACGTCGGCGCGCTCGCGTTCGGGCCGCTCAGCATCGTGCAGCCGCTCGGCCTGCTCACGCTCGTCTTCGCGCTGCCGATGGGTGCGGCCGTCATCGGCCGCACGGTCGCCGCCGTGCACTGGCGCGGCGCCGGGCTCACCATCGCCGGCCTCGCGCTGCTGGTCATCACGGCGCCGCTGGGCAGCGCCCGCGCGCTCGACTCCACCGAGGTGCTGACCGTCGCCATGCTCGGCGGCGGCGTGGTGATCGGGGTGGCGACGCTGGCCCGGCAACTGCACGCGGCCACGCAGTCCGGCCTGCTGTACGCGGTGGCGTCCGGCGTGGCGTTCGCCTGCTCCTCGGCGCTGACCCAGACCGTGTCGCTGCAGGTCGCGGCGGACGGTCCGCTGGCGGTCGTCTCACCGGCCGCGTTCACGCTGGCCGCGTTCATGTCCGCGGGCGTGCTGCTGTCCCAGGCGGCGTACCGGGACGGCGGCCTCGGCGCGCCGCTGGCCACGGTGTCGCTGTCCAACCCGGTGGCGTCCGCGGTGATCGGCATGCTGCTGCTGGACGAGCGGTTCGTCGGCGGCCTGGCCGGCGGCGGCGTGGCGGCCACCGGGGGCGCGCTGGCCATCTGGGGCGTGCTGCTGCTCACCCGCCCGGCGGACGGCGACGACACCGAGCTCGCCGAGGCGCCGGAGACCGGCGGCGGCTCCCCCGCCGTCCCCGGGCCCGGCGACGTGTCCGGCGAGCCCGGCGTCGCGTCCCCCGGGCCGGCGACCACCGCCTCCGCCACGGCGGGGCCGGCGCAGCGGTCGCGGTCCGTGACCATTCCAGGCCGGCGGCGCGCGCAGATCGCGGTCGGCCAGCGCGGCCTGCCCTCCTGCGCGGTGCCGGGCGGCACCCGGCGCCGGATCATCCGGCCGGGCCGCGGCTTCCACCCGCGCCCGGGCCGCCGCCCCACCACCTGA
- a CDS encoding glutamate--cysteine ligase, translating to MGEEVGPREFTREDRARYRQKIRRCLDVLAEMLSEHRFDADHPLTGLEIEFNLVDPGADPAMRNADVLAAIADPAFQTELGQFNIEINVPPLGLSDGGLTGFEKHLRDSLNEAESKARAVGARMAMIGILPTLRPEHLTLDSLSVNPRYQLLNEQIFAARGEDLDIRIDGPERLELTADTVVPEAACTSTQFHLQVSPDDFAAYWNAAQAISGVQVALGANSPYLLGRELWRETRIPLFEQATDTRSEEIKAQGVRPRVWFGERWITSVFDLFEENVRYFPALLPVCEDDDPVETLARGETPSLPELRLHNGTIYRWNRPVYDVVNGVPHLRVENRTLPAGPTVVDTLANGAFYFGLARALAESERPLWSRMSFGAAEENFHAASRHGISASVYWPDAGTVPVTELVLRRLLPLAYQGLNAWGVRPDERDRLLGVIEARCLASANGATWQVETVRELEERGNLDRRAALHEMLGRYLDNMHTNRPVHEWT from the coding sequence ATGGGCGAGGAGGTCGGGCCCCGGGAGTTCACCCGCGAGGACCGTGCCAGGTACCGGCAGAAGATCCGGCGCTGCCTGGACGTGCTGGCCGAGATGCTGTCCGAGCACCGCTTCGACGCCGATCACCCGCTGACCGGCCTGGAGATCGAGTTCAACCTGGTCGACCCGGGCGCGGACCCGGCCATGCGCAACGCGGACGTGCTCGCCGCGATCGCCGACCCGGCGTTCCAGACCGAGCTGGGCCAGTTCAACATCGAGATAAACGTACCCCCGCTGGGCCTCTCCGACGGGGGCCTGACCGGGTTCGAGAAGCACCTGCGGGACAGCCTCAACGAGGCGGAGTCCAAGGCGCGGGCGGTCGGCGCCCGGATGGCCATGATCGGCATCCTGCCCACGCTGCGGCCGGAGCACCTCACCCTGGACTCGCTCTCCGTGAACCCGCGCTATCAGCTGCTCAACGAGCAGATCTTCGCGGCCCGGGGCGAGGACCTGGACATCCGCATCGACGGGCCGGAGCGGCTGGAGCTGACCGCGGACACGGTGGTGCCGGAGGCGGCCTGCACCAGCACGCAGTTCCACCTGCAGGTCAGCCCGGACGACTTCGCCGCGTACTGGAACGCCGCCCAGGCCATCTCCGGCGTGCAGGTCGCGCTCGGCGCCAACTCCCCCTACCTGCTCGGCCGCGAGCTGTGGCGGGAGACCCGGATCCCGCTGTTCGAGCAGGCCACGGACACCAGATCGGAAGAGATCAAGGCCCAGGGGGTACGGCCGCGCGTCTGGTTCGGCGAGCGGTGGATCACGTCCGTGTTCGACCTGTTCGAGGAGAACGTCCGGTACTTCCCCGCGCTGCTGCCGGTCTGCGAGGACGACGACCCGGTCGAGACGCTGGCCCGCGGCGAGACGCCGTCACTGCCGGAGTTGCGCCTGCACAACGGCACCATCTACCGGTGGAACCGGCCGGTGTACGACGTGGTCAACGGCGTACCGCACCTGCGCGTGGAGAACCGCACGCTGCCGGCCGGCCCGACCGTGGTCGACACGCTGGCGAACGGCGCGTTCTACTTCGGGCTGGCCCGCGCGCTGGCCGAGTCGGAACGCCCGCTCTGGTCGCGGATGTCCTTCGGCGCGGCGGAGGAGAACTTCCACGCCGCCTCCCGGCACGGCATCTCCGCGTCCGTCTACTGGCCGGACGCGGGCACGGTGCCGGTCACCGAGCTGGTGCTACGCCGGCTGCTGCCGTTGGCATACCAGGGTCTTAACGCCTGGGGGGTACGCCCGGACGAGCGCGACCGGCTGCTCGGCGTGATCGAGGCCCGCTGCCTCGCCTCGGCCAACGGCGCCACCTGGCAGGTGGAGACCGTGCGTGAGTTGGAGGAGCGCGGCAACCTGGACCGGCGGGCGGCGCTGCACGAGATGCTCGGCCGGTACCTGGACAACATGCACACGAACCGCCCGGTCCACGAGTGGACGTGA
- a CDS encoding DUF3817 domain-containing protein has product MRRAALSLFSIVAIAEACSWTGLLIGMFFKYVVVGTEIGVKIFGPIHGGLFVAYVGLTLAVARLNRWRWTTALVGLVCSIPPLATLAFERWARRRGLLALKRHPDAHHEQDDHDAGDGLEQHARAEV; this is encoded by the coding sequence ATGCGACGCGCCGCGCTGTCCCTGTTCTCGATCGTGGCGATCGCCGAGGCGTGCTCCTGGACCGGGCTGCTGATCGGGATGTTCTTCAAGTACGTGGTGGTCGGCACCGAGATCGGCGTGAAGATCTTCGGGCCGATCCACGGCGGGCTGTTCGTGGCCTACGTGGGGCTGACCCTCGCGGTCGCCCGGCTGAACCGGTGGCGCTGGACGACCGCGCTGGTCGGGCTGGTCTGCTCGATCCCGCCGCTGGCCACGCTCGCCTTCGAGCGGTGGGCGCGGCGGCGCGGGCTGCTCGCGCTAAAGCGCCACCCAGACGCCCACCACGAGCAGGATGATCACGACGCCGGCGATGGCCTGGAGCAGCATGCCCGGGCCGAGGTGTGA
- a CDS encoding ATP-binding protein: protein MTAQPSHHTVRASLPPVADSSRTARHLVVDACERWNVPALADVACVIASELVTNAVRHAGTPMDMTLAIADGKFLLAVRDRSPRPAIPARPSPHTPGGRGLLLVGEMSQAWGSLALPDGGKVVWAALRADAE from the coding sequence ATGACAGCCCAGCCCTCGCACCATACGGTCCGGGCGTCGCTGCCGCCGGTCGCCGACTCCAGCCGCACCGCCCGCCACCTGGTGGTCGACGCCTGCGAACGGTGGAACGTGCCGGCGCTGGCGGACGTCGCCTGCGTGATCGCCAGCGAGTTGGTCACCAACGCGGTACGGCACGCCGGCACCCCGATGGACATGACGCTCGCGATCGCGGACGGCAAGTTCCTGCTCGCGGTCCGGGATCGCAGTCCCCGGCCGGCGATCCCGGCCCGGCCCAGCCCGCACACGCCGGGCGGCCGCGGACTGCTGCTGGTCGGTGAGATGTCGCAGGCCTGGGGCAGCCTCGCGCTGCCGGACGGCGGCAAGGTGGTCTGGGCCGCGCTGCGCGCCGACGCGGAGTGA
- a CDS encoding ABC transporter ATP-binding protein, with protein MTGETAPVGLRALAPHLRSHWPTLAVVAVLSMAGAAASLVQPLLTRDLLDAIGASQAVGGTVALLASLVLLAAAIDAVRDYLLQRTAEGVVLGTRRRLAQHLLRLPIAEYDTRRTGDLLSRVGADTTLLRAVVTSGLFEIVTGAVMVVGAVGAMAVLDPLLLGVTLLALAFGMTVAIVASRRVRALSRATQARIGEMTSTVERALTAARTIRAARAEGREADLVVASAEGAYAAGLRVARLQALISPVTATATQGAFLAVLGVGGARVAAGDITVGDLVAFILFLFFLILPLGQALSAYTQLQTGLGALERIEEVLRIPAEENGRSAPGEPSEIAVEFDGVGFAYPSAEDPVLTDVSFAVPYGTRTALVGPSGAGKSTLLALVERFYETTAGTIRVDGRDVREQGRDALRARLGYVEQEAPVLAGTIRENLLLAAPDTDDARLLEVLESVNLSGIVTRTEQGLDAQVGEGGVLLSGGERQRLAIARALLTDAPILLMDEPTSNLDARNEAALRRAIDAAAESRTLLVVAHRLSTVVDSDQIVVMDGGRVVATGRHDELVATNPLYRELAAHQLLVPDLTDAPHHSVA; from the coding sequence ATGACGGGGGAGACCGCACCGGTCGGGCTGCGCGCGCTCGCGCCCCACCTGCGCTCGCACTGGCCCACGCTCGCCGTGGTCGCGGTGCTGTCCATGGCCGGCGCCGCCGCGTCGCTGGTCCAGCCGCTGCTCACCCGCGACCTGCTGGACGCGATCGGCGCGTCGCAGGCGGTCGGCGGCACGGTCGCGCTGCTGGCCTCGCTGGTGCTGCTCGCCGCCGCGATCGACGCGGTCCGGGACTACCTGCTCCAGCGCACCGCCGAGGGCGTGGTGCTCGGCACCCGCCGCCGGCTCGCCCAGCACCTGCTCCGGCTGCCGATCGCGGAGTACGACACCCGCCGCACCGGCGACCTGCTCTCCCGCGTCGGCGCGGACACCACGCTGCTGCGCGCGGTCGTCACGTCTGGACTGTTCGAGATCGTCACCGGCGCCGTGATGGTGGTCGGCGCGGTCGGCGCCATGGCCGTGCTCGACCCGCTGCTGCTCGGCGTCACGCTGCTGGCGCTGGCGTTCGGCATGACCGTGGCGATCGTCGCGTCCCGGCGGGTGCGCGCGCTGTCCCGCGCCACCCAGGCGCGGATCGGCGAGATGACCTCCACGGTGGAGCGCGCGCTCACCGCCGCGCGCACGATCCGCGCCGCGCGCGCCGAGGGGCGCGAGGCGGACCTGGTGGTGGCCAGCGCGGAGGGGGCGTACGCGGCGGGCCTGCGCGTGGCGCGGCTGCAGGCGCTGATCTCCCCGGTCACGGCCACCGCCACCCAGGGCGCGTTCCTGGCCGTGCTGGGCGTGGGCGGCGCCCGGGTCGCGGCCGGTGACATCACGGTCGGCGACCTGGTGGCGTTCATCCTCTTCCTGTTCTTCCTGATCCTGCCGCTGGGTCAGGCGCTCAGCGCGTACACCCAGCTCCAGACCGGGCTCGGCGCGCTGGAGCGGATCGAGGAGGTGCTGCGCATCCCGGCGGAGGAGAACGGGCGGTCCGCGCCGGGCGAGCCGAGCGAGATCGCGGTCGAGTTCGACGGCGTCGGCTTCGCCTACCCGTCCGCCGAGGACCCGGTGCTCACGGACGTCAGCTTCGCCGTGCCGTACGGGACGCGCACCGCGCTGGTCGGCCCCTCCGGCGCGGGTAAGTCCACGCTGCTGGCGCTGGTCGAGCGGTTCTACGAGACCACCGCCGGCACCATCCGGGTGGACGGCCGCGACGTGCGCGAGCAGGGCCGCGACGCGCTGCGCGCCCGCCTCGGCTACGTCGAGCAGGAGGCGCCGGTGCTGGCCGGCACCATCCGGGAGAACCTGCTGCTCGCCGCGCCGGACACGGACGACGCGCGGCTGCTGGAGGTGCTGGAGTCGGTCAACCTCTCCGGCATCGTCACCCGCACCGAGCAGGGCCTGGACGCGCAGGTCGGCGAGGGCGGCGTGCTGCTCTCCGGCGGTGAGCGGCAGCGGCTGGCGATCGCCCGCGCGCTGCTCACCGACGCGCCGATCCTGCTGATGGACGAGCCGACCAGCAACCTGGACGCGCGCAACGAGGCCGCGCTGCGCCGCGCGATCGACGCCGCGGCCGAGTCGCGCACGCTGCTGGTGGTGGCGCACCGGCTCTCCACGGTCGTCGATTCCGACCAGATCGTGGTGATGGACGGCGGCCGCGTGGTGGCGACCGGCCGCCACGACGAGCTGGTGGCGACGAATCCGCTCTACCGGGAGCTGGCCGCGCACCAACTGCTGGTGCCGGATTTGACAGATGCCCCTCACCACTCTGTGGCGTGA
- the secA2 gene encoding accessory Sec system translocase SecA2, with translation MGVSSRLKSRFQKFLQRPGTTVDLAPLQKRLPAVEALEEELKELDDAALTERAGEASETVEICAIGREAARRGLDQRPYDEQILGVMALLAGRVAEMATGEGKTLTAAIAAYGHVRQGRGPVHVLTVNDYLAARDADWMRPVLTLLGLTVGSVTEASTPEERREAYGCDVTYVSVSEAGFDYLRDQLVVDIDDRVQRELSTAIVDEADSILIDEARVPMVLAGTVPGEQDPVHAAAALVKGLRRNRDYEVAEDGRSVAFTAEGTEKIEKKLGGVDLYADENFDQLSALNVALHAHALLHRDVDYIVRNGVVELVDESRGRVAQRRRWPDGLQAAVEAKEGLSATSEGEVLQTITVQSFIALYKTVCGMTATAVLVGDQLREFFKLEVAVIPPHKPNIREDLPDRIYATRQEKEDALVKEIAEAHETGRPVLIGTRDVKESESLAAALEAAGVPCVVLNAKNDAEEAAIIAEAGKRGAVTVSTQMAGRGVDIRLGGSDEADHDEVAELGGLYMIGTGRFDSGRIDDQLRGRAGRQGDPGTSVFYGSLEDDLLVRNAGDMIPPSPHMDMEGVVTDERVDYAVGHAQRVAEGVGHEIHRNTWRYNVVIEQQRVALSERRERLLTTNVAADMLKSKFPDETEEIDDEVLDKVSRSIALYHLDRLWAEHLSYLSEVREGVHLRALGKLDPLDEFHRAAVPAFSKIMPEIEDRTVDTFAEIDEVTDTWEPAQANLVRPSATWTYLVHDNPFGSELDRLIAAVGRRLVTGRK, from the coding sequence ATGGGTGTGTCGTCACGGTTGAAGAGCCGCTTCCAGAAGTTCCTGCAGCGCCCAGGGACGACCGTCGATCTCGCGCCGCTGCAGAAGCGGCTGCCCGCGGTCGAGGCGCTGGAGGAGGAGCTCAAGGAGCTCGACGACGCCGCGCTGACCGAGCGGGCCGGCGAGGCGAGTGAGACCGTCGAGATCTGCGCGATCGGCCGGGAGGCCGCCCGGCGCGGTCTCGACCAGCGGCCGTACGACGAGCAGATCCTCGGCGTGATGGCGCTGCTGGCCGGCAGGGTGGCCGAGATGGCGACCGGTGAGGGCAAGACGCTCACCGCCGCGATCGCCGCCTACGGCCACGTCCGCCAGGGCCGCGGCCCGGTGCACGTGCTCACCGTCAACGACTACCTGGCCGCCCGCGACGCCGACTGGATGCGCCCGGTGCTGACGCTGCTCGGCCTCACGGTCGGCTCGGTCACCGAGGCGTCCACGCCGGAGGAGCGCCGCGAGGCCTACGGCTGCGACGTCACCTACGTCTCCGTCTCCGAGGCCGGCTTCGACTACCTGCGCGACCAGCTCGTGGTGGACATCGACGACCGGGTGCAGCGCGAGCTGTCCACCGCGATCGTCGACGAGGCCGACTCCATCTTGATCGACGAGGCCCGCGTGCCGATGGTGCTGGCCGGCACCGTCCCCGGCGAGCAGGACCCGGTGCACGCCGCGGCCGCGCTGGTCAAGGGCCTGCGGCGCAACCGGGACTACGAGGTCGCGGAGGACGGCCGGAGCGTCGCGTTCACCGCCGAGGGCACCGAGAAGATCGAGAAGAAGCTGGGCGGCGTCGATCTGTACGCCGACGAGAACTTCGACCAGCTCTCCGCGCTCAACGTGGCGCTGCACGCGCACGCGCTGCTGCACCGCGACGTCGACTACATCGTCCGCAACGGCGTGGTCGAGCTGGTCGACGAGTCGCGCGGCCGGGTGGCGCAGCGTCGCCGCTGGCCGGACGGTCTCCAGGCCGCGGTCGAGGCCAAGGAGGGGCTCTCCGCGACCAGTGAGGGCGAGGTGCTGCAGACCATCACGGTGCAGTCGTTCATCGCGCTCTACAAGACGGTCTGCGGCATGACCGCCACCGCGGTGCTCGTCGGTGACCAGCTCCGCGAGTTCTTCAAGCTCGAGGTCGCGGTGATCCCGCCGCACAAGCCGAACATTCGCGAGGACCTTCCCGACCGCATCTACGCGACGCGGCAGGAGAAGGAGGACGCGCTGGTCAAGGAGATCGCGGAGGCGCACGAGACCGGCCGCCCGGTGCTGATCGGCACGCGCGACGTGAAGGAGTCGGAGAGCCTGGCCGCCGCGCTGGAGGCGGCCGGCGTCCCCTGCGTGGTGCTGAACGCGAAGAACGACGCCGAGGAGGCCGCGATCATCGCGGAGGCCGGCAAGCGCGGCGCCGTGACGGTCTCCACCCAGATGGCCGGCCGCGGCGTCGACATCCGCCTCGGCGGCAGCGACGAGGCCGACCACGACGAGGTCGCGGAGCTGGGCGGGCTCTACATGATCGGCACCGGCCGGTTCGACAGCGGCCGCATCGACGACCAGCTGCGCGGCCGGGCCGGCCGGCAGGGCGACCCGGGCACGTCCGTGTTCTACGGCAGCCTGGAGGACGACCTGCTGGTGCGGAACGCGGGCGACATGATCCCGCCGTCGCCGCACATGGACATGGAGGGCGTGGTCACCGACGAGCGCGTGGACTACGCGGTCGGCCACGCGCAGCGCGTCGCCGAGGGCGTCGGCCACGAGATCCACCGCAACACCTGGCGGTACAACGTGGTGATCGAGCAGCAGCGGGTGGCGCTCTCCGAGCGCCGCGAGCGGCTGCTCACCACCAACGTCGCGGCGGACATGCTCAAGTCGAAGTTCCCGGACGAGACCGAGGAGATCGACGACGAGGTGCTGGACAAGGTGTCCCGGTCGATCGCGCTCTACCACCTCGACCGGCTGTGGGCCGAGCACCTGTCCTACCTGTCCGAGGTGCGCGAGGGCGTGCACCTGCGCGCGCTCGGCAAGCTGGATCCGCTGGACGAGTTCCACCGGGCCGCGGTGCCGGCGTTCAGCAAGATCATGCCCGAGATCGAGGACCGGACGGTCGACACGTTCGCCGAGATCGACGAGGTGACCGACACCTGGGAGCCGGCCCAGGCCAACCTGGTGCGCCCGAGCGCCACCTGGACCTACCTGGTGCACGACAACCCGTTCGGCTCCGAACTGGACCGGCTGATCGCGGCGGTCGGCCGGCGCCTCGTTACCGGACGGAAATAA
- a CDS encoding ferredoxin, which produces MSTGVVPPVGCIGPARLTAGFEDFGRLDLWAHLEVHGDLRPLSADDLIDLAEKIKLTGRGGAGFPFHRKVKAVVESADRQDRAPVVVVNATEGEPPSWKDKMLLTRAPHLILDGAALTAWALEAEEIVIGVADDGVGQSSLEEALAERRMPAPTRIVTVPHRFIAGEGGALVRGINGEAHIPPGIKQRSSESGVNGQPTLLSNAETYAQIAVAARLGPAEYTAVGTKKEPGTVLLTVGGAAAQHMVLECPTGVPLREVLDICGATEGPGILVGGYHGKWITWENAQQAEISREGFAAVGGTLGAGMIIPLGNDTCPLGEASRIVRYLAGESAGQCGPCRLGLPDVANQFQLLTASGSAAAEQAVRNAAGMVRGRGACSHPDGTSRFAITALEVFAEDIKRHRLGEGCGKPVKKLLPIPNELPGGPSIGKLKLDWARCDGHGLCAEVFPELIKLDGNGYPTFPDAPVPIWLEQNARKAILVCPALALHLDKGGSERGGDRGGKQKPAPRRR; this is translated from the coding sequence GTGAGCACAGGCGTTGTGCCTCCGGTGGGGTGCATCGGCCCGGCCCGGTTGACGGCGGGATTCGAGGACTTCGGGCGCCTGGACCTCTGGGCCCACCTGGAGGTCCACGGCGACCTGCGCCCGCTGTCCGCCGATGATCTGATCGACCTGGCCGAGAAGATCAAGCTCACCGGCCGCGGCGGCGCCGGCTTCCCGTTCCACCGCAAGGTCAAGGCCGTGGTCGAGTCCGCGGACCGGCAGGACCGCGCGCCGGTCGTGGTGGTCAACGCCACCGAGGGTGAGCCGCCCTCGTGGAAGGACAAGATGCTGCTCACCCGGGCGCCGCATCTGATCCTGGACGGGGCCGCGCTGACCGCGTGGGCGCTGGAGGCCGAGGAGATCGTCATCGGCGTGGCCGACGACGGCGTCGGCCAGAGCTCGCTGGAGGAGGCGCTGGCCGAGCGCCGCATGCCGGCCCCGACGCGGATCGTGACCGTGCCGCACCGGTTCATCGCCGGCGAGGGCGGCGCGCTGGTCCGCGGCATCAACGGCGAGGCGCACATCCCGCCCGGCATCAAGCAGCGCTCCTCGGAGAGCGGCGTCAACGGCCAGCCGACGCTGCTGTCGAACGCGGAGACGTACGCGCAGATCGCGGTCGCGGCCCGGCTGGGACCGGCGGAGTACACCGCGGTCGGCACGAAGAAGGAGCCGGGCACCGTCCTGCTCACGGTCGGCGGCGCCGCGGCGCAGCACATGGTGCTGGAGTGCCCGACCGGCGTGCCGCTGCGCGAGGTGCTGGACATCTGCGGCGCCACCGAGGGCCCCGGCATCCTGGTCGGCGGCTACCACGGCAAGTGGATCACCTGGGAGAACGCGCAGCAGGCGGAGATCTCCCGGGAGGGTTTCGCCGCGGTCGGCGGCACGCTCGGCGCCGGCATGATCATCCCGCTGGGCAACGACACCTGCCCGCTCGGCGAGGCCAGCCGCATCGTCCGCTACCTGGCCGGCGAGTCCGCCGGCCAGTGCGGCCCGTGCCGACTGGGCCTGCCCGACGTGGCCAACCAATTCCAGCTGCTCACCGCGTCCGGCTCGGCCGCGGCCGAACAGGCGGTACGGAACGCGGCCGGCATGGTCCGCGGCCGCGGCGCGTGCAGCCACCCGGACGGCACGTCCCGGTTCGCGATCACCGCGCTGGAGGTGTTCGCCGAGGACATCAAGCGGCACCGGCTCGGCGAGGGCTGCGGCAAGCCGGTCAAGAAGCTGCTGCCGATCCCGAACGAGCTGCCCGGCGGCCCGAGCATCGGCAAGCTGAAGCTGGACTGGGCGCGCTGCGACGGCCACGGCCTGTGCGCCGAGGTGTTCCCCGAGCTGATCAAGCTGGACGGCAACGGCTACCCGACGTTCCCGGACGCGCCGGTGCCGATCTGGCTGGAGCAGAACGCGCGCAAGGCCATCCTGGTCTGCCCGGCGCTGGCGCTGCACCTCGACAAGGGCGGCAGCGAGCGGGGCGGCGACCGCGGCGGCAAGCAGAAGCCGGCCCCGCGGCGGCGCTGA
- a CDS encoding ankyrin repeat domain-containing protein — protein MTGELDEATLEFAHRMFDLARGGGTGELAANVDAGVPANLTNDKGDTLLILAAYHNHPETVAALLARGADPARVNDRGQTALAAAVFRQNAETVRILLGAGARPEDGSPSALATADFFSLPEMRALLTESRS, from the coding sequence GTGACTGGAGAGCTGGACGAGGCGACGCTGGAGTTCGCCCACCGGATGTTCGACCTGGCCCGCGGCGGCGGCACCGGGGAGCTGGCGGCCAACGTGGACGCCGGTGTTCCGGCGAACCTGACCAACGACAAGGGTGACACGCTGCTGATCCTGGCGGCGTACCACAACCACCCGGAGACGGTGGCGGCGCTGCTCGCCCGCGGTGCCGACCCGGCCCGGGTCAACGATCGCGGGCAGACCGCGCTGGCGGCCGCGGTGTTCCGGCAGAACGCGGAGACCGTGCGGATACTGCTCGGCGCGGGCGCCCGCCCGGAGGACGGCTCGCCGAGCGCGCTGGCGACCGCGGACTTCTTCTCGCTGCCCGAGATGCGGGCGCTGCTCACGGAGAGCCGGTCGTGA
- a CDS encoding VOC family protein, with product MVARLNPYINFRGQAREALEFYREVLGGEVDVMTFGQMGTEGPLADQVMHGQLETPAGMTLMVADTPPDMDATPGSNITISLSGDEAELLRGYWEKLSEGATVHTPLAKQMWGDEFGQLTDRYGVGWLVNIGAPRE from the coding sequence ATGGTCGCGCGGCTCAACCCGTACATCAACTTCCGCGGGCAGGCGAGGGAGGCGCTGGAGTTCTACCGGGAGGTGCTCGGCGGCGAGGTGGACGTGATGACCTTCGGTCAGATGGGCACCGAGGGCCCGCTCGCCGACCAGGTCATGCACGGGCAGCTGGAGACGCCGGCCGGGATGACGCTGATGGTCGCGGACACGCCGCCGGACATGGACGCCACGCCGGGGTCGAACATCACGATCAGCCTGAGCGGCGACGAGGCGGAGCTGCTGCGCGGCTACTGGGAGAAGCTCTCCGAGGGCGCGACCGTGCACACGCCGCTGGCGAAGCAGATGTGGGGCGACGAGTTCGGCCAGCTCACCGACCGGTACGGCGTCGGCTGGCTGGTCAACATCGGCGCGCCCCGGGAGTAG
- a CDS encoding signal peptidase I, which translates to MTVYVGNAGTDAPAERGWLLGHFKPPGGPLHSTDVEIKWGVHPAGDRRAAWATGETRTALLLLISGLFTLEFRDREVTLSRQGDYVVWGPGEDHSWHVPRDAVVLTVRWPSVPGWRLPADSAAG; encoded by the coding sequence ATGACGGTCTACGTGGGAAACGCCGGCACGGACGCGCCCGCGGAGCGCGGCTGGCTGCTCGGCCACTTCAAGCCACCGGGCGGCCCGCTGCACAGCACGGACGTGGAGATCAAGTGGGGCGTCCACCCGGCCGGGGACCGCCGCGCCGCCTGGGCCACGGGGGAGACCCGTACCGCGCTGCTGCTCCTGATCAGCGGCCTGTTCACGCTGGAGTTCCGGGACCGCGAGGTGACGCTGTCCCGGCAGGGCGACTACGTGGTCTGGGGTCCCGGCGAGGACCACTCCTGGCACGTACCGCGCGACGCCGTCGTCCTCACGGTCCGCTGGCCGTCCGTGCCCGGCTGGCGGCTCCCGGCGGATTCCGCTGCCGGCTGA